A window from Gemmatimonadaceae bacterium encodes these proteins:
- a CDS encoding NAD(P)/FAD-dependent oxidoreductase, translating to MPEKNADERFEAIIIGAGPAGLATSRELKVRGVEHVVLERGDSVAHSWANSYDSLTLHTGKHMSGLPGMRLLRSAPLFVSRAEFVRYLSDYAKRFELPVRTGWNVRRVERLTGGEDRWLVRAATPNGDATISCRDLIVATGIMANPRKPDIAGGDAFTRAGGQLIHSVDYRRPDEYVDNRILVVGVGNSGGEIASELARAANHNGKKPRVTIAVRSGANVVPREILGLPIQYLAFYIRKLPRVAREAVVRLVGKIVEKRRGPPVLPRPAYGPLDAIPLIGFNLVDAIRDGLIEVRGGVERLTARGAAFADGKTPAEVSFDVVILATGFAPALAPLGQLIRVDAKGFALRHDRVTSADHEGLYFVGHNYDATGGLFNIARDAPMVGQRVAARIRSPFPITEHSQIP from the coding sequence GTGCCAGAGAAGAACGCGGACGAGCGCTTCGAGGCGATCATCATCGGCGCTGGCCCGGCGGGGCTCGCGACGTCGCGCGAGCTCAAGGTGCGCGGTGTCGAGCATGTCGTACTCGAGCGGGGCGATAGCGTCGCGCATAGCTGGGCGAACAGCTACGACAGCCTAACGCTGCACACCGGGAAGCACATGTCGGGGCTGCCGGGGATGCGGCTCCTGCGCTCGGCGCCGCTGTTCGTCTCGCGCGCCGAGTTCGTGCGCTACCTGAGCGACTACGCCAAACGATTCGAGTTGCCCGTGCGGACCGGCTGGAACGTGCGCCGGGTCGAGCGCCTAACGGGCGGCGAGGATCGCTGGCTCGTTCGCGCGGCGACGCCGAACGGAGACGCAACGATTTCGTGCCGCGATCTGATCGTCGCAACTGGAATCATGGCCAATCCGCGCAAGCCGGACATCGCCGGCGGCGACGCGTTCACGCGCGCAGGCGGACAACTCATTCATTCGGTCGACTATCGTCGTCCGGACGAATACGTCGACAATCGCATCCTCGTCGTCGGCGTCGGCAACTCGGGAGGTGAGATTGCGAGCGAGCTCGCGCGCGCGGCGAACCACAATGGAAAGAAGCCGCGCGTCACCATCGCGGTGCGCTCGGGCGCGAACGTCGTCCCGCGTGAGATATTGGGACTTCCGATTCAGTACCTCGCGTTCTACATCCGGAAGCTGCCGCGCGTCGCACGCGAAGCGGTCGTGCGTCTCGTTGGAAAGATCGTCGAGAAGAGACGTGGGCCGCCGGTGCTGCCGCGTCCCGCGTACGGTCCGCTCGACGCCATTCCACTCATCGGCTTCAACCTGGTCGACGCGATTCGTGACGGCCTCATCGAAGTGCGCGGCGGAGTCGAGCGACTCACCGCGCGTGGCGCCGCGTTCGCCGACGGGAAGACACCAGCCGAGGTGTCGTTCGACGTCGTGATTCTCGCGACGGGGTTTGCGCCTGCGCTCGCTCCACTCGGGCAACTGATCCGCGTCGACGCGAAGGGATTCGCGCTGCGTCACGACCGCGTCACGAGTGCCGACCACGAGGGTCTGTATTTCGTCGGTCACAACTACGACGCGACGGGAGGACTGTTCAATATTGCGCGCGATGCGCCGATGGTGGGGCAGCGCGTGGCTGCCCGTATTCGGTCGCCGTTTCCCATTACCGAACACTCGCAGATACCTTAA
- a CDS encoding serine/threonine-protein kinase produces the protein MISFVDPYADTQELPIIGGSFGAPPMTWEREQIATHIGSQYQVVREIGRGGMGIVFLARDIALHRLVAIKVLREEFASSDEHRERFRREARMTARLSHANIVPVHTFGEAAHFVYIVMKYVHGESLAERLRREQRIPTEEARSILHDLALALDYAHREGVVHRDLKAENIIIERSTGRPMLTDFGVALQRSLDPVRSEASRAFGTPHYMSPEQAAGELDIDGRSDLYSLGVLGYYMVTGELPFDAPTFEALAAKHVAEAHRPLAEVVPSALREHPLLIAAIERCLEKDRDGRWRNGRDLATAIAESVRRGWLRRTPSGKRVAALGVSVIGAKLIAELGLFAAAMRAVFKA, from the coding sequence GTGATCAGCTTCGTCGACCCATACGCCGATACGCAGGAGCTTCCCATCATCGGTGGGAGCTTTGGTGCGCCGCCGATGACGTGGGAGCGGGAGCAGATCGCGACGCATATCGGCTCGCAGTATCAGGTCGTGCGAGAGATCGGCCGCGGCGGCATGGGCATCGTTTTCCTCGCGCGCGACATCGCGCTGCACCGTCTCGTCGCGATCAAGGTGTTACGCGAAGAGTTCGCTTCGTCGGACGAACATCGCGAGCGATTCCGTCGTGAGGCACGGATGACGGCGCGGCTCAGCCACGCGAACATCGTCCCGGTGCACACATTCGGTGAAGCGGCGCACTTCGTCTACATCGTGATGAAATACGTCCACGGCGAGTCGCTCGCCGAGCGGCTGCGCAGGGAGCAGCGAATCCCGACGGAAGAAGCGCGCAGCATCCTGCACGACCTCGCACTCGCACTCGACTACGCGCACCGCGAAGGCGTCGTCCATCGCGATCTCAAGGCGGAGAACATCATCATCGAGCGCAGCACCGGACGGCCGATGCTCACCGATTTCGGCGTCGCGCTGCAGCGCTCGCTCGATCCGGTGCGCTCGGAAGCCTCACGCGCGTTCGGGACGCCGCACTACATGTCGCCGGAGCAGGCAGCGGGCGAGCTCGACATCGACGGACGCAGCGATCTGTACTCGTTAGGTGTGCTCGGCTACTACATGGTCACCGGCGAGCTGCCCTTCGACGCGCCGACGTTCGAAGCGCTCGCGGCGAAGCACGTCGCCGAGGCACATCGGCCGCTAGCCGAGGTGGTACCGTCGGCGCTGCGTGAGCATCCGCTACTCATCGCGGCGATCGAGAGGTGCTTGGAGAAAGATCGCGATGGTCGCTGGCGTAATGGTCGCGACCTGGCCACGGCGATCGCGGAGTCGGTGCGGCGTGGATGGCTTCGGCGGACGCCGAGCGGGAAGCGCGTTGCGGCGTTAGGCGTGAGTGTGATTGGGGCCAAGCTGATTGCCGAACTGGGGCTGTTCGCGGCGGCGATGCGGGCGGTGTTCAAGGCCTGA
- a CDS encoding metal-sensitive transcriptional regulator produces the protein MDDAASCGCDAGRKAVAVDPAIKEKNQKRLRRIEGQVRGIQKMVDEDRYCADILMQISSVQEALRSVGRELLRNHLKHCATAAIRGTDAEAAEMYDELVELMRLGE, from the coding sequence ATGGATGATGCTGCATCGTGCGGCTGCGATGCCGGCCGCAAGGCGGTCGCGGTCGATCCGGCCATCAAGGAGAAGAATCAGAAGCGTCTTCGCCGCATCGAGGGTCAGGTGCGTGGAATTCAGAAGATGGTAGACGAGGACCGCTACTGCGCGGACATCCTCATGCAGATCTCGTCGGTACAGGAGGCGCTACGGAGCGTCGGTCGCGAGCTGCTGCGGAACCATCTCAAGCACTGCGCGACGGCGGCGATCCGTGGGACTGACGCCGAGGCGGCGGAGATGTACGACGAGCTCGTCGAGCTGATGAGATTGGGGGAATAA
- a CDS encoding heavy metal translocating P-type ATPase gives MSTARINIPVIGMTCAACQARVQRALAKAPGVEEASVNLLLHNATVDFDPATTSPETLVEAIRETGYDASVPTTPNESAWSLAFAQEEERERGVAAEERRLAWKAGVSLVVGIAAMLVMQPYLMLVLTTAIMIWAGRQFYVRAWSAARHGGSDMNTLIAVGTGSAYLYSLVATVAPNVFTDRGLQPNLYYEAVVLIIALILVGNWIEARAKQRTSAALRGLVSLQPKTARVVRGGQELELPIEQVHRGDVFLVRPGERVPVDGVIASGESSVDESMLTGESRPVLKHAGDRIVGGTINGSGALHATATTLGEESALARIVTLMRQAQGSRAPIQRLADRVSGVFVPTVIAIAIVTFIVWLVVGHATATAAVHAFAASIAVLIIACPCAMGLAVPTAVMVATGKGAELGLLIKGGEALERAGAIDTVVLDKTGTVTEGRPAVTDVVTCSGVRQNDMLRLVAPVERLSEHPLATAIVRYAREHGVESSAPASEFEVISDPGRGVEGRVGDAIVVAGNELLMQAYGVDVRALSADAARVAADAKSVVYVAADDKLLGLMAVADPIRATSVAAIRALGQMGLDVVLLTGDNRPTADAIARETDIDFVVAEVLPEGKVDEVRRLQDEGHVVAMVGDGINDAPALAQADVGFALGSGTDIAIDASDVTVLRPDLTAVADGIALARRTMRTMRQNLFWAFVYNVVGIPIAAGVLYPFFGVLLSPVIASAAMALSSVSVVSNSLRLRRFRHG, from the coding sequence ATGTCTACCGCCAGGATCAACATCCCCGTCATCGGAATGACCTGCGCCGCCTGCCAGGCGCGGGTCCAGCGTGCCCTCGCAAAAGCGCCGGGTGTCGAGGAGGCCAGCGTCAACCTCCTCCTCCACAACGCGACCGTCGACTTCGATCCGGCGACCACCTCGCCAGAAACACTGGTCGAAGCGATACGCGAGACCGGCTACGACGCCTCCGTGCCGACCACACCTAACGAGTCGGCGTGGTCGCTCGCGTTCGCCCAGGAAGAAGAGCGCGAGCGCGGGGTCGCGGCCGAGGAGCGACGGCTGGCGTGGAAAGCAGGGGTCAGCCTCGTCGTCGGCATCGCGGCGATGCTGGTGATGCAGCCGTATCTCATGCTCGTGCTCACGACCGCGATCATGATCTGGGCGGGACGACAGTTCTACGTTCGTGCGTGGTCCGCGGCGCGGCACGGCGGCTCCGATATGAATACGCTCATCGCCGTCGGCACGGGCTCGGCTTATCTCTATTCCCTTGTCGCGACGGTGGCGCCTAACGTCTTCACCGACCGCGGGCTCCAGCCGAACCTCTACTACGAGGCGGTCGTCCTCATCATCGCGCTCATCCTCGTCGGCAACTGGATCGAGGCGCGCGCGAAGCAACGGACGTCGGCGGCGCTGCGCGGGCTCGTGTCGCTGCAGCCGAAGACGGCGCGCGTCGTTCGGGGCGGACAGGAGCTCGAGCTTCCAATCGAGCAGGTCCATCGCGGGGACGTGTTTCTCGTTCGACCTGGTGAGCGTGTTCCCGTCGACGGAGTGATCGCGAGCGGCGAAAGCAGCGTCGATGAGTCGATGCTCACCGGCGAATCGCGGCCGGTGCTCAAGCACGCGGGCGACCGCATCGTCGGCGGCACGATCAACGGTTCCGGTGCACTCCACGCAACCGCGACCACACTCGGCGAGGAAAGCGCGCTCGCCCGGATCGTCACGCTCATGCGTCAGGCGCAGGGGAGCCGAGCGCCGATCCAGCGACTCGCGGACCGCGTCAGCGGCGTGTTCGTTCCAACGGTGATCGCGATCGCGATCGTGACATTTATCGTATGGCTCGTCGTTGGTCATGCTACGGCGACGGCGGCGGTCCACGCGTTCGCCGCGAGCATCGCGGTGCTGATCATCGCCTGCCCGTGCGCGATGGGGCTCGCCGTGCCGACGGCGGTCATGGTCGCCACGGGGAAGGGCGCGGAGCTCGGACTCCTCATCAAGGGCGGCGAGGCGCTCGAGCGCGCGGGCGCGATCGACACAGTGGTGCTCGACAAGACGGGCACGGTCACCGAAGGCCGGCCGGCGGTGACCGACGTCGTGACGTGCAGCGGCGTTAGGCAGAACGACATGCTGCGGCTCGTCGCGCCGGTGGAGCGACTCTCCGAGCATCCGCTGGCAACGGCCATCGTCAGGTACGCGCGCGAGCACGGCGTCGAGTCGTCGGCGCCGGCGAGCGAGTTCGAAGTGATCTCCGATCCGGGCCGCGGCGTCGAAGGACGCGTGGGCGATGCGATCGTCGTCGCGGGCAACGAGCTGCTGATGCAAGCGTACGGTGTGGATGTGAGAGCCCTGAGCGCCGACGCCGCGCGAGTTGCCGCGGACGCCAAGTCCGTCGTCTACGTCGCCGCGGACGACAAGTTGCTCGGGCTCATGGCGGTCGCGGACCCGATTCGCGCGACGTCGGTCGCCGCGATTCGCGCGCTGGGGCAGATGGGACTCGACGTCGTCCTCCTCACCGGCGACAACCGGCCGACGGCCGACGCGATTGCTCGTGAGACGGATATCGACTTCGTCGTGGCCGAGGTGCTGCCGGAGGGCAAGGTCGACGAGGTGCGGCGGCTGCAGGACGAGGGGCACGTCGTCGCGATGGTCGGTGACGGGATCAACGACGCGCCCGCGCTCGCGCAGGCCGACGTCGGGTTCGCGTTAGGCAGCGGCACCGACATCGCGATCGACGCGAGCGACGTCACGGTGTTGCGTCCGGACCTAACGGCGGTCGCCGACGGCATTGCGCTCGCGCGGCGAACGATGCGGACGATGCGGCAGAATCTTTTCTGGGCGTTCGTCTACAACGTCGTCGGCATCCCGATCGCGGCGGGTGTGCTGTACCCGTTCTTCGGCGTGCTACTGAGTCCAGTGATCGCGAGCGCGGCGATGGCGCTCAGTTCGGTGAGCGTCGTCTCGAACAGCTTGCGTCTGCGGAGATTTCGTCATGGATGA